The following are from one region of the Orenia metallireducens genome:
- a CDS encoding RidA family protein, protein MGKRIIHTDQAPQAIGPYSQATELKGTLFVSGQIPINPATGELIEGDVEAQTKQVLENLKAILSEAGYDFKDVMKAEVFISDMNDFSQINEVYAEYFAKEPPARACVEVSRLPKDVKVEIALIAMKG, encoded by the coding sequence ATGGGTAAAAGAATTATTCATACTGACCAAGCACCACAGGCTATAGGACCATATTCTCAAGCAACTGAGTTGAAGGGAACACTCTTTGTCTCAGGGCAAATACCTATTAATCCAGCAACAGGTGAGTTGATTGAGGGTGATGTAGAAGCTCAAACAAAACAGGTATTGGAGAACTTAAAAGCTATCTTATCAGAAGCAGGTTATGACTTTAAGGATGTAATGAAAGCAGAGGTCTTTATCTCTGATATGAATGATTTTAGTCAAATTAATGAAGTTTATGCAGAGTACTTTGCCAAAGAGCCACCTGCTAGAGCCTGCGTAGAAGTAAGTAGATTGCCTAAAGATGTTAAGGTGGAAATAGCTTTAATTGCCATGAAGGGCTAG